In the genome of Trypanosoma brucei gambiense DAL972 chromosome 11, complete sequence, the window ACCCATACCACCCTTTTAATAGATAGaaattcctttctttttttttacttttttactttttttcaggttttgcttttcttctttcttccatgttcatcaaaataaataaataaacaagatAATATATTCCCATCAAgagttttgctgctgctgtttctcaTTCCTGTTGTCACGTGCCCCAACTCTCATATTCTCTTTATATgtcttttttaaatcttttcttatatatatatatatatatgtacgtgcATATATATTGTTACATATTTCGAAGTCTATTACGCGGGAGAAAGGATAAAAAattgggaaagaaaaagggctACTGGTAAGCACGGGGCGGGAGATAGATTTGTCCTGATACATTGTCTGCATTCGTATCAAGTAATATTTATTGACGGGAAACCtcaaataaagtaaaaaacaaaaaaagcaaataaaaagcgATATAGTAGGAAGAGTGATACGAGTTGGGTCACACAAACAGGGTGAGCGAGGGGAAAACGTAGGGGATCAGGTCAAGTCAGTGGAAGCATGAAGTGGCGCGTGAAGATATTTGCTGCACTCGGTGGGTTTCTTTTTGGATACGACACCAGTGTAATAAATGGCGCTCTCTTTCAAATGAAGGAACATTTCGATTTTCCAGCACATTCGTGGATATCCGGCCTCATTGTCAGCATTGCCATAGCGGGGGCGTTTGTTGGCGCATTTGCATCCGGCTTCATTTCAGTACGGTGGGGTCGACGGTCGTGCATCGCCTTGGCTGATATATTCTTCACTTTGGGCTCTATCATGATGGCTTTTGCTCCTAATGTGGAGGTGATATTTGTCGGACGCGCCATTGTGGGTTTAGGCATTGGTATATGCTCTGCAACAATTCCAGTGTACTTGGCAGAAATTACGTCAGCCAGTAACCGTGGGTCTAGCATTGTGTTTAACAATGTATGTCTCACTGGGGCACAATTCATTGCTTCAGTTGTAACTGCGCTGCTTGTGCAGTTCACCGGGACAAATTTTGGCTGGCGTGTAGCTCTTGGTTTGGGCGCCGTTCCGTCGGTAATACAGTTTGTCGGTTTGATATTCTTTCTCCCAGAAAGTCCGCGGTGGTACCTTGCTACTGGCAGAGTTGAGAAGGCACTGAAAACATCTGAGATGTATGATATTGATATTGTCGATTGTGCGGAAGGAGGGGGACTCGTTATTGATTATCGTGCCCTCTTTTCAACGGTGATGCGGCGACGACTACTAATTGGTTGCATGCTCCACATATTGCAGCAAACCTCAGGCATTAATACAATTATGTATTATAGTTCTGTGATACTGTATGACGCAGGTTTTAAAGATCCTAAAACACCAGTATTGTTGTCGATTCCGCTCGCTGCAATCAACACCCTCTTCTCACTCTTCGGTGTCTTTACTGTTGATCGCTGGGGTCGGCGTCTACTACTTCAGATTAGCGCATGCGGTTGTTTCGTCGTTACGGTTGGTATGACAGTTGTTGGTTTTATGCTTGACAAACAAATTCCATACGAAATCGGTGGTTGGATATTTCTTTCTCTACTTGGTTTCTACCTTGTGTTCTTTGCACCTGGTCTCGGTGCTATGCCATGGGTTGTCATGGGGGAAATATTTCCCAACACGCTTCGTACATCTGCGGCTTCTGTTGCAACAATGTGCAATTGGGGTTCGAATGCTCTTGTTTCACAGGTGTTCCCAATGGTTTTGGGAAGCATAGGAGTTGGTGGAACCTTTAGTTTGCTATGTGCATGTATCATTGCCGCGGTATTATTCATACAATTCTTTGTggtggaaacaaaggggcTCACACTGGAGGAAATTGAGGAAATGTTCGACCCGAGAGCGCGCCACAGGGGGAGCGACGGTTCCCAATGCAGTGAAAGTTGTAGCAaagtggaaagagaaaatgaaggagagggaacgGATCATGGATTGAACCAAGCGGAAACCGCCCGTGCGCCCATTTAGATGGTTttcgttatttttatttttggttatgatgtttttcttttctttttttaaagatgaaggaatggaaaaaaaataattatgaACAAGCTTTCGGTAAACTGGTGGACACACGCACGGTTGTGCAAATGTATCCGACCGTTAACGGAACAGGTTGGTCTAATATCACCACTGCCTTTTGTCGGGCATCATCTCGCACTTGTGGTCGCTTCGTGGAATACTCGAAAGATGCGAATAAAAGTTGGTTTGTGCCCGGTTGTTCCCGAAGCTACATTCAACATTGTTCTTTCGTTATGGTTAgtggttttgttttgtttttttcttctttgttcatACTTTTCCATGTAagtgctgttgttatttgagGCGCCGCTTGGCGGATGTCTGTAATTTGTTGTTGAGTGCTGAAATTACATTGGATGAGATAGAGCCGTGTAGTGCCGCAATAATTCGTGAAGGTTAGGTTGAGTTGAGTTGAGTTGAGTTGAGTTGGGTGAAATGAATTAAAAGACAATAAATGTCGTGACCGAAGTGGAACGGGAGAGTGTAACTGAGGCGTTTTAATTGAGTTTTTTTGATtatttgcgtgtgtgtgtgtgtgtgttttgaggGAAGAACTTATTGAGGGGATGGGGGAGGAAGTGAATTATCATCGGTTGGGGTTTACTGGTAAAAAGCATGTCGCTTAGAAGAAGTATGGTTTTCctcatctttttgtttctttttgtcagTGTTTTTACTTccatcattttcattttttttatcttttttcattCAGCCATTTTGGCAATGTTGTTGTCATAAGAACGCATTACCCCTCTGTAACTTCGCTTACTTCCTAATGTTTATACCCACCACTAGACAGTTGTATGCTCCAACACaacatgaaagaaaaagaaaaaaaagaaacaacgcacaaatacacgcgcaaacacaaacacatacttCTACATATACAACTGGATCTTTGCGCATGGAATTAAAATTTCAGGTTTTCTCAACACGTGCAACGCCGTACTTTCCACACGAATGGTTAATGTAATTGCATTGCATTAACTGCTTTGATGTTGCCTCTGCCCGTTtatcttatatatatatatatatatatatcttttcatttatttgttttgccatgtttcttctttttttttcttattttaccACACATAACTAATTTGATATTGAATTGGGccctgcttttcttcttctttaatGGATATGACGGAGTTAAAGCAACTGAGGGTCAAAAATATCTATGGGAAAGAAGGACaatagagagaaagaaaaaagaaaggggtaaagaggaagagaaaaggaacgtGGTTTTGGTATGTTGAAGGAATTATGTGGGACGGAAAGCGGTTCAGATGATGTtgagtgtgagtgtgtgtgcaaCTAATAAAGCAAGGAAGTGGTAAGGGTTGCTGAAGCGTTTATGTTTTAtattacttatttatttatttcttctttttttcttctttatttgaaTAGCATgatgttcgttttttttcttttttgtgtgtatgtgtgactTTAGGAGGTACGTCTCACCAGTCGCTTTCCCATCCGTCACTCGTTCCATATGAGTTCACTCacaaggttttttttttgcgtttgtgaCATATCGTTtcagctttttcttttcttttcttttcttttttcgtttctgcgGGTTAACACTTTCGTTGATAGTGTCCTTTCATCAAAGCCAGTTGTTGCCCAAGGGCGTCAGGAACAtaataagcaaaaaaataaaaataaaataaaattggaAAACGacgaacgaaaaaaatgaacgCTGGCACTTGAAGCAAACCCCATAACTGTTAAAAGTACAAAAGCAGTAATCGGGCACTGCtatatatttcttcttttattttacatttttctttttttttttgtaggaCATATTCGAAAACTAAATACACGTATCGCTACTCTCCGCTGCTCCCGCTTCTCCATACACTTGCGCTTGCCGAAGGCGGCAATAGGGGAAAGGATAATCACTGATTGGAGTAAGGGATAAATATTATTAACAATATCGGAGTCTC includes:
- a CDS encoding sugar transporter, putative, whose protein sequence is MKWRVKIFAALGGFLFGYDTSVINGALFQMKEHFDFPAHSWISGLIVSIAIAGAFVGAFASGFISVRWGRRSCIALADIFFTLGSIMMAFAPNVEVIFVGRAIVGLGIGICSATIPVYLAEITSASNRGSSIVFNNVCLTGAQFIASVVTALLVQFTGTNFGWRVALGLGAVPSVIQFVGLIFFLPESPRWYLATGRVEKALKTSEMYDIDIVDCAEGGGLVIDYRALFSTVMRRRLLIGCMLHILQQTSGINTIMYYSSVILYDAGFKDPKTPVLLSIPLAAINTLFSLFGVFTVDRWGRRLLLQISACGCFVVTVGMTVVGFMLDKQIPYEIGGWIFLSLLGFYLVFFAPGLGAMPWVVMGEIFPNTLRTSAASVATMCNWGSNALVSQVFPMVLGSIGVGGTFSLLCACIIAAVLFIQFFVVETKGLTLEEIEEMFDPRARHRGSDGSQCSESCSKVERENEGEGTDHGLNQAETARAPI